Part of the Kryptolebias marmoratus isolate JLee-2015 linkage group LG20, ASM164957v2, whole genome shotgun sequence genome, AGCTTTCAGCAGGTCATAACCATGTAAAGTATTTATATCTTAGGTGATATAAATAACATCACTAATTATAAACCAGCCGATTTCTAAACTcacttaatttttttcccccttaacCTGGCgtttcataaatcaaaaaaacttAACCAAGTACATAACATGTTTGGGttaatgcaaaatgtaaataaaatctcaaTACAATGATATGAagaatctcataaactcatattttctttataatGGAAGACCATAACaagtgtttaaactaagaaattgtgtgttttgttaggaaaaaaataaggtagttttgaattttttggcAGCAGCACATTTCAAAACAACTGGGACAAGGGCAgcaaaatgctgtaaaagtacttggtacaaataaaaaacagctggaagagtattttgcaacaaattctgttatttggCTTCAGGTCAGTAAGAGGCCCGGGtatataaaaagcattttagagaggctgaatctctcagaagtaaagctGGACAGAGGtccaccagtctgcaaaaaaaaaaaaaaaaaaaaaaaaaagaaagtctaaaAATAGAGGAACCATTTCAGAACAATGTTCCTCAGTGATGTTCcactgatggtatgggggtgcattggTGCCTCTAGCATGAGCAggttacacatctggaaaagcaccctccatgcagaaaaactgataaatgtTTTAGAACAATATATGCACTCGTTCTGCAAaaaaagacccaggactgttgaacagcaaGAAACCTACATCAGACAACATGCCCTCCAAaaagctccagcagctgctctcgtCAGCTCCAAGGCGTTTACAGGCTGATGCTAAAAGAAGacgggatgcttcacagtgggaaacatgactTGAACcgttgcaggtttttttttaattgtgttgctatcataaaatccaaaatgaccatatattttcacaaaaaaatggtacaatttcttagctTCAGTATTTGATATGTTGACCGtgtttcattgtaaataaaatatgggtttatgagagttgctgttttattgggggtttatttattgtaaagtCAGAATGCCGCAAAGAACTCTACCCCATTCTATAGCACCTAATTATTATAGTCTTATCTTTGTCATTGTCTAATAGGCCTATTAACTGCAtactgaagttaaaaaaaacattaagaaaatataattaaagtgtgtaaatatttatttgctttcattATGATCTGTTTCCTAAAACTAGACCAATTTTAAACAGGACTATGGAAAAAATGAGGTGACATAAACGTTGAGATTTTCATCTAGACAAGATATGAAGTATTGGTTATTGAACTTTAGCCAGTTGTCCAGTCAGAAATTCTTTAGAAAACTGAGTCATGTAATATCACTTTTTGAGCTAATCATAGTCTTGCAAGACAATCTCTATCTGTGTTAAATTTTATCCTACCGTATTACAACGTTACATAGAGAGGATGAGCTCTAAAAGGTTAAATGTGAATCTAATTTGCACCCTGGGCCTCTTGTCCAACAACACTTGAACACAAAGATCAAACATCCGAAATACTGTGATGAAATTACAGCTTCGACATGGTTGTCATTTAAATCCAAATCCAGGTCTTTTCAGTTTTACCACAGGTTTTATGTTACACAATGCACTGCTCTTTTTTGCTAAACATAGTGTACTTTTTTGGTCAGGCTGATAAAACACCAAcctgtttctgttgttctttGGGCTTTACTTCTACATTCAGTCGACCCTGTGTTTGACTGCTGCTTTAAGAACTTAATTTGCAGTTATAAAAAGACTTGCATAATGCACGATTGGGTTGAAAGTTGGACTGTAGTCACATGGGAGCTGTggcatgttgtttttctgcagtcacCATTGTGACAGCTGCACTGTGCATGTCAGGCTCATAATTAAATTATGACTTCATTCAGAGTAAAGGCCTAAAATCCAGGATTACTATCAAATTATACCCTTTGACTCCTTTGACATGAtggaaacatttaataaaacatgacatgCCTAACTTCCAAATGCTGACTGTTAAGAAACTCTTATTCTACATGGatattatatttgcatttatttgatGGTTAACTTTGGCATCAAAAACAGTACAAGGCTCGGCCTTTCATCCTTATTCTCTGGCTTCTGCTGTATTTTCTTGGTCCTCCAGTGTGGGCTTTCCCCCAGCCCCGGTGAGTGACAGCAACAGGTCGCCTGGGCCCTGATTTAAACTCCCCGAAACTTTAGCAGACACTAATCTACTGTAGCTGCTTGCCTCTGCTTCATCCTGTGCTGGCTACTGTGTTCAGTTTCCATACCCCTGAAtattaactgaaaaaaatgtatgcaaACTTGACTTTGGACTCACTTAAAGTTGATTTCCTTTATGTTTCGTGAGTTATTTTACTTAATTTCTTAATGTACAAACTTTACTCAATAGATCGCTCGTAATTTCTAGAGCTTTTGGTATTCTAAAGATCACTTCTTGGCATAAACTAGTCTCTCCTGGCATCTGAAGCATAACCTGCCCGAAGGGAATAAGCAGCCAAACAGTTCCCACGTTGAACATTTCATCATGTTGagacagtatttttaaaaaatggatgcaATGTATACCTTCCAGTGTGAACCACACTCTTCCACCTGACCTCCCAGACATTTCAAGTGCAACGTCATAGATGTATCGGGTTCACAGGCGCAAACAGGCGGGTCTATAGGGCCTGTAAACAAGATacaaatgttagttttattttaaaaaatgacaaagaatgAACAGCAGATGGCACACGCATCCACCTTTTGACAGTTCAGATACCCTCCTGGCAATGAAAACAGAGAAGACTCAgtagaaactttattttaatttacaatttaTGCATAAGTTACAACATCTGTACAGACAAGTGTCATACAGAACAACAGGAGCAGCACAAGGCAAACACCTAACATTTACTAAATttaggttctgtttgtttgtttttaatgtcagaatGGAGGGAAGTCACATTTGGGCTTTTGACccgcattaaaaaacaaaaaaaatgttcctggttattttaaattgtaaaacttcatttaaaagtttcaaGTTGAATGTAAGAATGAGGCGAAGTTGTTAAATTGATTGTTAGTGAGGCTGTCTTGACAATCTGCTCCAGATAACTTTGCTTCTGGTGTGactaaaggcaaaaaaaatctgttcagaataAACCTGCCAGACTTCACCAGCTACTAATTTTAGTGGCAGCTGAATATTGCTTCCCTATATTTAACCTCACATGACAGGATATACTGTACATGATGCTATCTCACTTGTCACAACTGCATATAGAGGAAACGTTAAACCAAATATTCTGTCAGGTTTTAGATACGTTGTCGCCACACAGTCAGCGATAAACTCTTGGAGATAATAAATATCTGTACCAAAAGGTTATCAAGCTTCTTGAGTGATAAATTGGAACAACTGATATGCTAATAGATTAAAATTTATCAAATTTATGTGGGCTGCTATGCCCCTAAGCAGACACGGCTTCCCAGCCACAGtaaatcaaaacagagaaaagtttttattttaaataaacatttcataatGAACCACGCATCGAATGATTAACACtcaaaataagatttattaGTCTCtattcacacacagaaaacaacacgTATAACAAAACTGTGCTGAAAACAAGTTCTTTTGGCATGTTTCCTTTGTCAGTAAATGCCTAATGTACAgatgaaactcaaactttgagagaaaaaccaaacatgttgaaaacacaaacaggttcaCCATCTCCGGATGAAAACTTAGAAGATGAAAACTTAGCACCTTGTTCCAGTCACTGTGATTCGTTGACTGGAGTgtagtgatttaaaaacaaaaaaaaactaaaaaaactaaagtcaaaatcttatttctttagattatttttatgatAGTGCAATCCCAGACACAACGACAAGAAGCAGAGTGCTGATACGAGTTCTCAGCATCATTTAGCAATTTATCCTGCAAGCCACATCTACAACATATTGGATGCTATATCCAGAAATGACTCGCCCGTCAAATACAATGCAAACTGTTTGCGCTGCTAAGTCTAAAAAAGAGGATTTGATGGTGTAGATAAGATGGCTTCTAAAGGAGCAAATATTAATCATTAATCCTAAGGCACTGCAAATGATTAATGGCTAACAATAAACCTTAAATGTGGGCAAATTTAGAGACCGTCTGAACTGTCCAAAGAGTGGAGCTCCAGTGTTTTTacgacataaaaaaaaataatgcaccTCAAATAAACATCGACTGCAAAACCCATGTGAGCAAATTTAGGTGtgtgacagaaacacacagcaatATTTCTTCATATCAATATTGATCCTTTCTGACAGACcacagtgtgtttttttgtggtaTGTTGTGGTAAATCACAATACATCACATGCTAATGCTTATATACAAATAATTCAACATCATGTTGCTGGGCTTGTTATCTTTTACTGAATAGGTTACAATTAAAGGAAAGCAAGTCAGGTGGGActattattaaattattgttcaaaataatcaaattttgttttttttaaaataaataatacatacaTACTTTTATCAGTTATACACAAGGAAAAAGACGAGTAACAGATtctcttaaagctaaaaaatgaTGGTGGCTTTTTCCCCCTcatgccctttttttttaaaaaaaaaagaaagaaaaagtttatatttttaaaaacttcaattttaaaaatgatccaaAGGAGCAGAGGCAAAAGGGCGCACTCTGAAATAAGCCCCTCCATTGAACTCCCATTTTAAACATGACAATTTTGggaaaatattaataaagaaagaaaaaaaaaagcacaaaatgattTGTAGATGCAATACCATTCTGGTTTGTTAAAAAGAtattaaagctgattttttttttactgctgggTAAGAAAATATGGAAATTAAATACCACTAAAATCCAAATGCAGCTAAAAGCGGCATCTGTGCactgcaaataataataataattaaatataaacctttacactgcagAGGTATTATTTGAGAATTAGTTTGTCTTCACCACCATTGAGGTAATAAGTATAGCTGGGATTAAAAACACTTGTTTCTATACAGTGTTAAGGCATAAAGCCGACCTTATGTCCAGCTTTAATAGACTTAACAGGCATCTTCCATCTGCATTTGAGATTTTGATGGCAAGAGTATTTGGTGATCATTTCCACTGATGGCAAATGATCACCTGAAATAGTAATACTGAGCAAAATCTGAATGTAAGACTACTAAATACAGACAGTAGCATGAGAGTGTGTGTATGCACAGTCTATTTCAGTCCGATTATCTAGAGCCAGCAGGGCTTCCAAATGACAATGTAGTAGTTATTCTATAGTCAGCTTTTTTATCATATCAATACTTACTATCTTTTTTTCAAGGATTAAATCTGGTAGTAAAAATCCTGACCTTTTCAACAACAAGTATGATGCAGAAGTGTATTTACATGCCACAAGGGTCAAACACAtgttgaaatattattttttgttttttttgtatttttcccccCAGATGATCAAATCTATTTAGGTAGATACAACATGcagtctttgtgtttcagcACATATCAAGATGTCAATGtgttgggggggaaaaaaagacttgctGAAAAACCTTATGATGCACGGGTCCTTGAAGAATCACGCGCACAGAAGCACAGCAGTAGTTGTGGTGAGCCTTTCGCATTCCAAAGTAAAACTTCCGCCGTCACGCTGAGCGCACGCTGTCTACGAGCTTGATGTTTCGATGTGGTTTGTACAAGTTAATGGTAAACTACGACAAAATGGACGGAAGACACATGTTTTCCCTGATGACACAGTCTGCCTTATGTGACAGGATGAGGTGTGGAGGCGCGGAGACAGTGGTTATTCGTCAATGAGCCCCTCCTACAACAAACGATGTTTTAAAGGTCCATGCTAAACTCGTCATGAAGCTCATCTAAGGCCACAATGTTcggtgaaaaaagaaaaatgtaaacgCTATAAAGGgggagaaagaataaaaaggaaaacatacaaCAATAGATTATTTTAGGATAAAGGGGCAATTAAGGTGCAATCAATGATATCACAGGTGTAGCACCACATCTTATATTACAGagcttaaattaaattatttacctTATGACAAAGGCACTTTAACAACTACTCCCCATGCCCTGTTTTGGAGTAGATCCACTGTTGATCTCCTGATCAttttcatcctcctcttcctcctctttccaGTCACCCAGGTGAACAGGGGTGGGCATGGATATGCTGGAACCATGGCCACTTTGAAcctgaaaacctgacaaaacGGGGTCGAAAGTTGACCGGTGCAGCGTCAAGCTACAATGAGtggaaagatttatttatttatttttttttttttaagattagttCTGATAAACAAAACTCAGTCTAAAAAACACTTTACTTGAAAACAGTACAAAAGTGTTTGGCATcacattcacaacaaaaaacagcttcatttaaaaatagagCCAAGTCATACACACAACATACTGTTAAATTAATGTAACTTTAGGTTATATATTTactcttttttaatttattttagactggtctgagaaacacattttattgtccAATGTTTCAGACATGATGGAtgtcaaataaatctgattctgtGTTGCTTTGTCTCTCTGAATAGCGTTTTAAACCTTTATggcatttattttgtctttagcTACAGTTAGGAAATTGAAGAAACTTGCAGTGAATTTCTCAATCCAAGCACCTTCTTCTTGGGTGACAAGTTGTCAGACTGGTAATGTCCAAATGAGCTTACAAGTGATAAGAACAGACGCTTATCTGGAGAATTTATGGGGAGAGAGTGTGTGTAGTTGATGTTAGCAGGTTCTCACACTTATCAAGTCTGACAGAAACTGCTTCTAAGATCTAACTTGgctatgcttttttttttactgtacgtCTGCAAGATATCCACAATCAATAACTCCATTTAccggtgtttgtgtttgtgtgcagatcTCTCATCGGCACTGAAGCGTTCCACTGTCCTGATGTCTTCTGTGGGTGAGAGCTCTGCTGATGGAGCTGGAGAGCCAAACAGTTGTCAGTTCAGATCAGTGTAAAGTGCTAAACTGGTGGATCACATCAGATACGTAGAAGGCACTACGCTGACAGAGATCTCAACTTTGagtattaaagaaaaaaaaaacaaacagatctttgaaaatgttatcaacacaaaaataaatcaactgaaGCTGCCGTGCTACATGAgggctacaaacacacacttttcaaGCTTGTGTAGAATCCACACGTGAATTTACAAACTGATAATTAGTGGCTAGAAAATTACCTCATGCATGTAGATGGCATGGAGACTCATCTCTGCAGAGGCAAACTCTGAGTGCAGCGCATTGCTCCGGATGTGAGAGTCACTGGTAGAAACACAGATATGATGTTAGACCTTTTTATCACATCTACCAGTTTCATTAAAGGACACTGTAGTTATTGTGGAATAATGGATGCATTATTAAATGTTCCGACTCAAAATACCTGTTCAGAATGGTGCGATCGCTGTGATACATGGTGGTTTCAGGGTGGATGGAGGATGGCAGGAGGCCGTGCGAGCGGCCGCGGCTGGTGTGTGGAAGCTGGGAGGTGGATAAGGAGGCCAGGACGCTGgctgcagcagaagcagcagtgCTGGGTGGGATGAAGTGATGATCTCGTCCTTGTAGTCCAGATGCGGTAAGGATAGGGTGGGCCAGGACACTGGCTAATAAATTTTCAGGCTGGAAACCACAAGGGTAATTAATATTCTCTTGTAGTGATTcatacattatatattttttaaacaaacatgcaggGAACAATTAGTTACATAtctatattgtaaaaaaaacctcctcATTATTCTTTGATAATATGCTTTTGACACATAACTGATgtcaaaatcaaataaatgccTAGGTCATAGGGTTTGTGTACGGTTTCGTACCCCGGTGGCAGACTCGTTGGACTGCAGTGACGTGCAGAGAGGAGCctcagagagcagcagctgtGTGGAGGGCCCACCCTGTGCGTCATGCTGCACCTTCCCCTTTAAATGGCTGATGAACAATGAGCTCTCCTGAGGTGGCTGCCAGCGTGGGTTCTTTATGGTGAAATGCATGAGAGACAACTCTGTCTTGCCGTTCTCAGCCTGCTGGTATATTGACGCCTCTGTCTGGCCTTCTGACATCCACTGCAATCATAACCATAAACACacaactgtaaacaaaacaccaatTACAGCTTTGTATAAGTCAGCTGTACTGTTTGTTCAGAAAGCTGCTCAATATACTGGGTTTAATCCTGCCGTACAAGGTAAATTAGTCTTACGGTTGGGTTTCCGTGACGCCGAATGTCCATCTGTGCAAAGGAACAGATATCTCCAACTCCAACCACCTCCACTGTAAAGTTCCTGAAGAAGTCAATGATTTCTAGAGACTTATTTCtcaggaggaagatgagaaTAAATGGTGTGACAATGGGACTGAGCAACTCCTCCAGGATAAACACCTGATTTCAACACAGAAAAGGaaggtttatcagttttttttttagtttttttaatataaccaTATTCTACTACTGAGTTGCTGTTTGCCCACCGCTTTGTACTGGAACAGCTGTGCCACCTCGTCGCGGGTCTCGCTCTTGTTAGCGTTGCCCCTCCAGTGGTCTGGCATGTAGTGAATGTGTGCCAGCACACACTGCAGAAGCTGCTCCGGACACCATACCATATGCTCGTCTGGGATGAAGGACCTTCAGTGAAACAGGTACAAAAATGTCAGAATTACTGCCACTCTTTATAAAATGAGAGAATaatgatgaaaaaataataGTTGAAAGGATAATGTGATGTTTGGGACATAAACTATGTCCAAAAtagtaaaatgacaaaatgaaacaaataattttCATACTAAAAACAGTGAGTGTTTCATGCAGTTGTGATgtatacattttatatttgtatattaTTATGTAATGTCATGTGATTAGTATTATATCAGTAACAACTATTTCCATAGATTTTATGCCCATTCACACTGACATTAAAGCTGCCCCAAGAACTCACCTGGTAATAGTAATAACCACTCCCAGCACAGTGATAGCAGTCAGAATGTGCTGCACTGTAAGAACATCCTCATCATACACGGTCAGTGCAATGAGAACAGCCAACACTGACCCTGAGAAGAAGGCGATGTTCTTTGCAAGCACAGTCAACAGCGGTGATGTGAAGGAGTTCATATACTTGGACGTGGGTTTGTAGCCACGACCTAATCGCCCATGCAGCTCGTGGTCCAGCTCGTTGAAGTGACGCAGGTATAAGCGCCCATACAGCGACCAGCGGCGTGCGCCCAAACTTCCAGGTTCCCTTCGGATCACTTCAGTGTAGCTGAAGAACGCGTAAAGCACCTGCCACACCAGGATGAAAGGACACAGCAGCAAATTGGCCAACCCTATGAGCAGGATGACTCTGCTGAGCTGCTGGGCGAGCTCCAGGCGGTTTCCACTGCGCTTGTACTTGGGGTGCAGGTTCCACTTGTTTTGAAACAGAGAGCCGGGGCCCCAGAAAAGAATGAGCTCAAAGTTGTACTTTAAACCCTGGGTTAAGAAGACCACATTGCCCAGCAGGGGGAGCTGCAGGTGCACGGGCAGCAGAGATTTATTTATCATGGCCACCATGTAGTTCTTAAAACGGAGAATACGATGATAGATATCGAGTTCTGTCAGCTCCTTCTTGTGAATGCACATTTGTTGTTCTCTCTGCAGGCTGATGAGTCGGTCCTGGACCTCCTGCCATGTGAAGTTGCATAGTTCATCCTGGCACGAGGAAAAGAGCACAAAGTAAAACTACTCACTCTGCAAAAGTGGAAGACAAAACTACTCACCACAAATCACTGAGACTCatagcacaaacaaacaaaggtatTAGTTCGAAgacttatttctgttttagcaCACTAACAGCCCAGTAGATGCAGCACTTACCATATTGATCTTCAGTGCTTTGATGTAGAACTGCCTGATCTCCCAGTAGCTCAATAGATTGCAAAAGACTTTTACAAGCCGATAGATCCAGAAGGTGGCTGCCATGATGAGAAGAAAGATGATCCAGCTGTCCTCTTGTAtcctgagacaaaaacaaagctacgTTCAGACATTGGGTGACTTTATATTTCcattacattttctgctttgGTCATTCAGATATGAGTGTATGTGTAACATTTAGAAAATCGAACTGTTTGGCAAACAAAGAAGGCTGAAAtaagtgattaaaaacagtaaaggtCTCAGCTTAGAcccactttttgttgtttttcatctaCTGTAGTTTCCTGGTGCCATTTGGGACTGATGTTAAGAAAAAATAGCTAGAAAAATATGTGGGACAACTTAAAATATTGGCTGCTCttatttgtgtttgctctgtTCATAGAAAtgtcactttatttttgtcttgaaaagacaaaagctgcagtggaattaaaataattatgctGAAACTGTGTTTGGAAATGAGTGTGCGGTTCTCATTCatacattttcctgttttatatggtttttttttcttattgttttgtaGTTATCCTATTGTTGGTTTAATCTaagtttcagccaatcagaactGTGCAAAATCATTGGATTATCACTAAGGGACGACATGCTGGAAGCAAATCtgtctctgttgtttttgtgttgcctaattTTCCATAATCCTTCCCTCTGCATCAAGTAACTTAT contains:
- the atg9b gene encoding autophagy-related protein 9B, which translates into the protein MANFEAYQEYQRIEDFEEDSPPGEENLLLHVPESLKDSWHHIKNLDNFFTRIYHFHQKNGFACMMLSEFFELVQFLFVVTFTTFLVNCVEYDILFANRAVNHTGQGQNPLDRNKVTLPDAILPSQQCTQRIQEDSWIIFLLIMAATFWIYRLVKVFCNLLSYWEIRQFYIKALKINMDELCNFTWQEVQDRLISLQREQQMCIHKKELTELDIYHRILRFKNYMVAMINKSLLPVHLQLPLLGNVVFLTQGLKYNFELILFWGPGSLFQNKWNLHPKYKRSGNRLELAQQLSRVILLIGLANLLLCPFILVWQVLYAFFSYTEVIRREPGSLGARRWSLYGRLYLRHFNELDHELHGRLGRGYKPTSKYMNSFTSPLLTVLAKNIAFFSGSVLAVLIALTVYDEDVLTVQHILTAITVLGVVITITRSFIPDEHMVWCPEQLLQCVLAHIHYMPDHWRGNANKSETRDEVAQLFQYKAVFILEELLSPIVTPFILIFLLRNKSLEIIDFFRNFTVEVVGVGDICSFAQMDIRRHGNPTWMSEGQTEASIYQQAENGKTELSLMHFTIKNPRWQPPQESSLFISHLKGKVQHDAQGGPSTQLLLSEAPLCTSLQSNESATGPENLLASVLAHPILTASGLQGRDHHFIPPSTAASAAASVLASLSTSQLPHTSRGRSHGLLPSSIHPETTMYHSDRTILNSDSHIRSNALHSEFASAEMSLHAIYMHELHQQSSHPQKTSGQWNASVPMRDLHTNTNTGFQVQSGHGSSISMPTPVHLGDWKEEEEEDENDQEINSGSTPKQGMGSSC